One Streptomyces sp. V4I8 genomic window carries:
- a CDS encoding glycosyltransferase family 2 protein has product MSGPDISVVICVYTEDRWEDILAAVSSVRAQAYPALETLLVVDHNAALLDRLTKEYKESEEGTTEVRVLANAGPRGLSAGRNTGIAASYGEVVAFLDDDAVAERDWLKHFAAGYADPHVMAVGGRTEPIWASGRRPDWFPEEFDWVVGCTYRGLPRGRVRVRNVLGGNASFRRTAFDFAGGFATGIGRDGDRLPLGCEETELCIRLTRARPDAVLLIDDRAVIHHRVPEAREHFGYFRTRTYAEGLSKALVARSVGADKGLESERRYTTRVLPAGVARGLRDAVLARRGGAGRAGAIVAGVLTAAGGYVVGSVRARRGDVTYSVAGIDREAGEGEAGSEGGIG; this is encoded by the coding sequence TTGAGCGGTCCCGACATCTCCGTCGTGATCTGCGTGTACACCGAGGACCGCTGGGAGGACATTCTCGCGGCGGTCTCCTCGGTGCGGGCGCAGGCGTATCCGGCCCTGGAGACGCTGCTGGTCGTCGACCACAACGCGGCGCTCCTGGACCGGCTGACCAAGGAGTACAAGGAGTCCGAGGAAGGCACGACCGAGGTGCGGGTGCTCGCCAACGCGGGCCCCCGTGGCCTGTCCGCCGGCCGCAACACGGGTATCGCCGCCTCGTACGGCGAGGTCGTCGCGTTCCTCGACGACGACGCCGTGGCCGAGCGCGACTGGCTGAAGCACTTCGCGGCCGGGTACGCCGACCCGCACGTCATGGCCGTCGGCGGGCGCACGGAGCCGATCTGGGCCTCGGGGAGGCGGCCGGACTGGTTCCCGGAGGAGTTCGACTGGGTCGTCGGCTGCACCTACCGGGGCCTGCCGCGCGGCCGGGTGAGGGTGCGCAACGTCCTTGGCGGCAACGCCTCCTTCCGGCGTACGGCGTTCGACTTCGCGGGCGGTTTCGCGACCGGCATCGGGCGCGACGGCGACCGGTTGCCGCTGGGCTGCGAGGAGACGGAGCTGTGTATCCGGCTGACGCGTGCCAGGCCGGACGCCGTGCTGCTGATCGACGACCGGGCGGTGATCCACCACCGGGTGCCCGAGGCGCGTGAGCACTTCGGATACTTCCGGACCCGGACGTACGCCGAGGGCCTGTCGAAGGCACTCGTGGCCCGAAGTGTGGGCGCCGACAAGGGACTTGAGTCCGAACGCAGGTACACCACCCGGGTCCTGCCGGCCGGGGTGGCGCGCGGGCTGCGGGATGCCGTACTGGCCCGGCGGGGCGGCGCGGGGCGGGCGGGCGCGATCGTCGCGGGGGTGCTGACGGCGGCCGGTGGGTACGTCGTGGGGAGTGTCCGGGCGCGGCGGGGTGACGTTACGTACTCGGTCGCGGGGATCGACAGGGAAGCCGGCGAGGGGGAAGCCGGCAGCGAGGGGGGCATCGGATGA
- a CDS encoding polysaccharide deacetylase family protein, with product MSDARVPILMYHAVSTSPNDATRDLSVAPEAFAEQMALIGDLGFTPVRTADLAARWRSGRPLPERPVLITFDDGYEGVHRHALPVLAKHGFPATVFVSTGWLKGPHDTGGGLDTMLDWAQVRELAGADVEIGGHSHTHPQLDQLPDDRLRSELILCKEIISDELGTVPASFAYPYGYSSRRVRAAVHETGYAQALAVNNGLARRRQGPYALTRLTVRRTTGVEEFQRMVEGRAIVRTFARDRALTKGYAVVRRARQVRRKAIRSRV from the coding sequence ATGAGCGACGCGCGCGTACCGATTCTCATGTACCACGCCGTCTCCACCTCACCGAACGACGCCACCCGCGACCTGTCGGTGGCGCCGGAGGCGTTCGCGGAACAGATGGCGCTGATCGGCGATCTGGGTTTCACGCCCGTGCGGACCGCCGATCTCGCGGCGCGCTGGCGCTCGGGCAGACCGCTGCCGGAGCGGCCGGTGCTGATCACCTTCGACGACGGCTACGAGGGCGTGCACCGGCACGCCCTGCCCGTGCTCGCCAAGCACGGCTTCCCGGCCACCGTGTTCGTCTCCACGGGCTGGCTCAAGGGCCCGCACGACACCGGCGGCGGCCTGGACACCATGCTCGACTGGGCCCAGGTCCGCGAACTCGCCGGGGCGGACGTCGAGATCGGCGGCCACAGCCACACGCATCCGCAGCTCGACCAGCTCCCGGACGACAGGCTGCGCTCCGAGCTGATCCTGTGCAAGGAGATCATCAGCGACGAACTCGGCACCGTCCCGGCGTCGTTCGCCTATCCGTACGGCTATTCCAGCCGCCGGGTGCGTGCGGCGGTGCACGAGACGGGGTACGCCCAGGCGCTCGCCGTCAACAACGGCCTCGCACGGCGCCGGCAGGGGCCGTACGCCCTCACCCGCCTGACCGTGCGCCGCACCACGGGCGTCGAGGAGTTCCAGCGGATGGTCGAGGGCCGCGCGATCGTCCGCACCTTCGCCAGGGACCGTGCCCTCACCAAGGGGTACGCCGTGGTCCGCAGAGCCCGACAGGTCCGCCGGAAGGCCATCCGTTCCCGTGTCTGA